The nucleotide sequence CTATGGCTGAATGAATACAAGAATTACGATTTCTTCAACCGACTCTGTTTTACTGGTCGGTGTAGTCACTATACACAGGTAAGAACTAGTGTGATTTAATCTGTCAATGGACAGTACACTAAGATTTATCATAATTGACGATAACACACATCAACGTTTAATAATGTGGATGAGTAAAAATGTCGTTAATCAAATCACTGCTTGTATATTTTCGAACTGCAAAGTAGTTAATTCTGAAGTGCAGACAGAAACATGTGCACACAGTAGAACGATATTCAAGTACTTATAGTCTGAATAACCTGATTGTTCATGTTTCGTATGGCTGTTGAACTATAAAAATCTTCACCTATCTTCACGCATCTGCTATTGAAATGTTTCCTCTGTTTGTCTGCCTGTTCCTTTCTTGCAGATCGTGTGGGAAAACACTACGGATATCGGATGTGGTGTTACTAGCTGTCCGCATTCCCCATTCAACCTCAGCATTGTATGCAATTATGGTCCAGCGTAAGTCAACAGTAAAACATCTTCCGCACATCACCATCAATATAGTTCACATTGTCAAGAAAATACATGTCTAGTGATATAGAACATCATCCCAACCATCGTCTTCACCAGaatatcttgacatttgtgtgagtgatgattataagTATGTGAGCAGTGTCAAACCTGCAACTAGTTTACTCAAAATCACAGTCTGatagttgaaatgtttgagataAATTCATGTATTAGACGAAAGTATTCATGCGAATGTCCACGAGAGAGGAAAGTAAGAAATGCTGTGAGTAACAAATGGAGTTTGTGATTGTGGATAAAACAGAATGGTGCTGATTACAATTCATATATTGACTTGTGAGACCACTATCCATTCGTTGTTGAGATTGCGAAATGTTCATCTTTTTTCCTCATCTCATTTCAGAGGTGGATGCCCAGGCCACTTTCCGTATGATGTAAAAGGTCAATACAGGCAATCGAATATAAGGTATGGCAGACAATGGTATAATCGGAGATACGGAAGATGTCGTCGGGCATACGTGAAACAAAAGTGTAATCTTGAAAACGCAAAACGGCTAAATCAGACACCTGAAATTCAAAACAGGAAGTACAAACTCATTAAACAATACCTCTGTCCGAATAAATAAAGCGTGTGATGTAATAAAAACACTCGTCAATTCTTTGCACACTATCACAATTGAAACCACGTTCACATCAACACACACAACACACTTGACACTTTCTTTTATCTCCAACATTAAAAACAATGCTACCTGCAAATGTACTGTTTTGTCTCCCTCTCTCTTTAAAATGTGAACAAATTGTTATCTGGCTATTACGACTAGTTGAAACATGTGTGGAATATTGTTAATAAACAGGATGGTTTTGTGGATTTTAATGTGACACCGTCTGTTTGAGTGTGTATGATTACGGTTGTGAGTTTGTTTGTCatacattttattgaaatgtaggTTTTCACTTTAGTTTGGCTTGCGCAGTGTCTATCTTAGCGCGAACTGTACGATGACAAACTGTTAATTATACACATAATGAGTAGACTATCGAATATACTTGATAATATTTCACTAGAAAGCATTTGAAATGCACAGATTAGACGAATAGAGTCAATAATGTCGGTCATTTCAGAGAAGTGGACTAGAACAGTGATGCATGTTTAACGTGTTTGATGTGAAAGGTATTTTTAGTATTGTATCAATACATGTAAATTATAGTCAATATGCATATGTTAGTCCTGTGGACACCGAAATACATAATGGATTTACTCTAGTACTAGTTATTTAACACGTTGTGAATGAACCGATTCTAGATGAAAGTAGCGTTCCACGCAAATAATTCACTTTGTTTGACATACAGGACGGAATCTGAAGCACTTTTCTACATCGTGAATCAACAAACAAATCACTTCAAAACCCACATTGGTTGATCAGCATTTATGAGAAAGCAACAGTCCAGAGATATTTTTCGATATTTGGGACAAACTTGTAGTGACATAGAACCGATTTTCTGTTTACTAAATTGAACGTATTCTTATTATGTATGATGGAGAAATTGGAATTATTATCGCTAATGATTTGCCATAGTTTATCTCAAATAATGATTATATATTTACTGAATGTATAAGATAGATTGGCAAACAGACAGACAGTGGCATCTCAATGACCAGAGGATGAACTATTTTCTAGCAAGTGTAGATATCCTGGAATATGGTTAAATGTTTGCATTCACATTACGTATATGTACATTAGTAAAATAGCTATGATTATTGTCTATATTTTCTGTACAGAAATCAGTATCTCACACATTTTCAATAAAGCATTTCTGTTTTCTATGTCTCTATCTACTATACATAGCAAGATAAACTAGATAATAGAACGTTTCAAACAACGTTAATCTTTAAACATTTCCTGTGTTCCATTGCTTACTTTCTCAACATGgtcttcaatattatttaattagttCGAAATTGCTTTAAACTGTTGTCAtcttcatattatttatttatttttattgttattaatgttaactttattatttatttatttatttgaacatataaatattggtacaaatgggcaccgaatatatatatatatatatataatacaagtcacttggtttgtgtgtgagctatgatactgcccgggtggcAAGACCGAAGCAGTTGGCTTTCCTAGGAGGCCACGCCCGGAGCcttggacctaaaggtctgatccacaagtcagtggagcaacgtcaggagatgcattcccatagtagctggtgaccaatcattggttcacacgccatttgttccctaagGATCCtaaagcccatgtgcaccattggtttggaatcaggatttttcaACTCTTCTAGGTGGACTCGCCGTAACACAAACCCGGTTAATGCgcctgacattcgcttttcgtcctctcaattccgtgaacaacaccctcaccgcgagaaggcagtgagtaggtgttatgaccttgatctgtctactctGGATTAAGACCTTGAATTAATAGGTCGATCGATCGGTTTAACCTTGAGgataatacgcgtgagttcgaggtGGGGGtaaagagaagaaaactattctaccAACTGATTGGCTGGCAAGCACACaaatgagagaagacaagacagtttgAACACTATTGGCTGTATTGCGACACACTGATTTCCTGTGAAATCTCTGAATTCCCTGAATTCCAGATCAGTGCAAAAAGGCACATGGATAAATAGATGATTcacctgaccacaacgtacaataatttgaaaaaatacatttatatcCGAAactgggaattagggtagaaaataaggtgcaaaatattatgtttaaattacaataccTTCGGAACAAAAAGGCTATGGCAATGAATGATACATCGAACGAAAGCTcatgttctgtagaataaaatagggacaaaaataaatgtcagcgttttacaagctttgaataaaattaaataacgtCCCGATAAACAACTTTCGTTGTTTGTCAAGGCTTCTTGGTTCCCTGTTCACAacagtagaacttccctgacaATGGCTGTATAggtgtgaccatgtgagagcatttcggccgtaccagggcattaggGGTtacgtactgttgaggagtcccataacagaacgaaatgaccgtccagtccttctaggttttcaacCATTAAACTTTAGTTTCATTCAACACAATTTATACAGTTCGTTCAAATTTAATCATGTTTATGATCCTTCTGACTTATACAGATAGAAATATTTCCGATAAATTTAACATACCGTTTCACTAAGTTGTAATGATTGTTCTGGAATGAATCTAATCACGAAGAGCTTATTAACAAAAATCATCATCAAATATTTTTAACTACagtcatattttataaatatgatAAAGTTTTGTTGATTAATGTTTTGGAGAAGTTTACTTTGCACTCATTATGTTATGGGGAAAATGCCTATAACTTAATATTCGGAATTAATTAGTTAACTTTTTCTATAAGTAAACAGTTTAGATAAAGATTTGGTTAATGAAAATTTACAATGAACTAACCAATTGTTATTTCAaatcaaacaaaatgaaaactatttacactGACACTTTACTAATATTATATAGTTTCAAAACATTATTCTCTCTTCGTAGGTGATAGTCAGTCAGAGTAGTTGACTAGGCTGAATAGAAGTAAGGTAATTCATCTGGGTATATGTACAGTGAAAGAAAGTTTTAGGGTTGTTTGTCAACTTAATAACTTCTAGACAATTAAAAATAGAATAGAATTACCTATATGTGaaatataaatttgaaaatcaGAAAGAGCACTGAATAAAGGTGAACGACACACTAAAATTCTGTTTACTCCTTATACATCAAGTTGATTTTCATAagtataaagcttgtgacttaaggcaatatcaaggcagaatgcacatatgccaacaagagactgatcaatcacagtccTTAACAACAGTGAGAAGgcataagtaaataataccaaatgaattaagGATTACTGTTGTCATACTTGAATCATATGAACTGAATGAAAGTTACAGTCCTAACGTCAACTAATAATACAGATTGTTACAATTTACTCTGCCAACTTATCCAACCTCTTCATGTGTATTTGTAATGTTATAGATTATACTGTATGCATATTTGTCTATTTTATCCTTTGTCTATTTTCATATCTAAGCTCAAGTACAAAGTTATTTCAGAGAGTTGATATTCATACCATTTGACtaattattcaaattaaattcCTCTAAAGTATTACATACTTAATTTGTATTATGATTGTCGTTATTCAGTGGAGTTTGACTGAATGTTTCGGACGAAAATGAATTATGAATCACATTACATTTattatcatcaacatcatcatcatggtCATCATTCATATCAGTCAACATGAATGATGACACTTCAATTTTCACAGTTATATTACAATGTTCTACTAGACAAAAATAATGTTTACTTTATCAAGTTATATTCTCATACACATACTTCTATGTAAATGAAACATTTACGTAATAATAactcttattataaactattACATAATTGTTGTCAGAAATGGGATTTggtgaatattataataattttaatagttgaatttataaaAGTCATTTAacgctagatcaccatggaaaacctggaagcattggacgactgtTTAGTTCGATTATCGAACACCTCAGCAATACGCATTCACGATTCcacccacgggattcgaacccaggaactatcagGCCCGCGGGTTAACGCTTAACCTCCGGGCCACTGAATCAGTATAATCTCTttgatttatttctttaaataaatatggttgaatataattattaaaagaaaattcttttgattttgaaatattttaatcattctTATAATTAACCAAACAGTTATTCATACATTCTATCTAATCATGAATTTAAACCATACTGTGTTAAAgtgtaaaatatttaaacattattCTGTTTTCATACATGAACATTAGTCATATTCGGTTATTAGACTATAATGAAATAGGGTAAATCCTCATAAAATCTGGGTTCATAAGGTTTTCTATTGATATATTTACCCctaaaaaaaaagcaaaacaataaaatgaatcatttgtttatgaataaatagAACTCAATAGAAATGTGCTTTATAATacagtttcttttttcttgaaTGTAAATATCCTGTCAACTGATGTACTAGTTTGAAGGGATCCATTCATTGTATATCTCAAAGTCCAAACCAATTAAATTTCTGTCACTAGTAACGGATTGATCCTGACCAGATTGTTTCTACTCATACATTTAAAGTGTTCTATCATCCTGGTGACTGTGTTTGATAAGTATTCCATGAATTCTACCTAGACAGCGTGACTAGTAAAAGTCAATCATTTCAAGCCTCAATCAGTACCCACTGATAGAGATTTATGGTAGTTGTACAGTATAACGAACTGACTGAATTTGTAAATGTGTTCTTTTTTTAGATGTTGTGATAATGTAGTAAGAAGTTAACCTGCTCTCTGTTGAACCTAAATCTTTTAAGTTTAATCTCCGATAGGTTTGTAAATGAACAACAATAATTAACATCATGTTAGCACAGAACACAAATAGATGCTTTctgttttactattattatctagTCGAATTTATTCTGTTATGCAAAGCTCTAAAGCAACAACAGCAACCAAACACATACTGTCCCAATATTATCACGTTCTCATAGTTATGACATTGAGAAAAGTTTCCGAAAGTCACATAAACCGATGgcaattgaataaaatatttcatgaaaCTACATACCCTGGTCCATAGTTGCAAACAACAAGTATGTTATTTGGTGCTTCTAGATTTTTACACTTTGCAAACCCACATCCAATATGTGTGGTATCGGCAAATGCTAActgtaaaatatatatatatatatatattaatataaaatattttgaaaatgagTAAATCTAATTTATTCGGTTcgaatgaattaaaacaatgaaGTATGACAAAGTGTATTTTTCACTATTCATCATGTATATACAACAAATCAACTACATTTTATTGCCTACAGAATATTCTTTGCTTCATGAATTAGTTCGAGTAGAATAGAACTGCCGCTACATATAAACTGTaccattttttatatttttttcgatAGAATGACAATTCACTAACTAACGATCTATATTTGAGTGATGTTACCAAACACTAGGCTTAATATTATTATgtatctttaattattgtaCGAATGAATTGTACAATGTTAAAGCAATCAACTTTTACGTCGATTAATAATATTCaacctatgtattcaaaagatTAAAA is from Schistosoma haematobium chromosome 6, whole genome shotgun sequence and encodes:
- the GLIPR1L2_1 gene encoding GLI pathoproteinsis- 1 like 2 (EggNog:ENOG410V9J2~COG:S~SECRETED:SignalP(1-25)); protein product: MTAKCQSSLTALTLVCLFLCCCVHAAIDKATREKLLTLHNNARTSVLHGWLEGQPMARSIKPLKWNVELEEKAQMLADTCYFGPDNAIERKVPNFTNVGQNWAGANTVEIGFQLWLNEYKNYDFFNRLCFTGRCSHYTQIVWENTTDIGCGVTSCPHSPFNLSIVCNYGPAGGCPGHFPYDVKGQYRQSNIRYGRQWYNRRYGRCRRAYVKQKCNLENAKRLNQTPEIQNRKYKLIKQYLCPNK